Genomic window (Paraglaciecola psychrophila 170):
CTCGGCGTTCAGTTCAATCACAATTTTAATAGGAACCTTCGAAGCATGCCCCTTTTTTTCAACCGGTTTAAATGGCTGACTGGTAAAAATGATGACTGTAATATCGTCGTTGCGCTGCATTGAGCCAAGATATTCTGTAGCTTTACTGACAACACCCGCAACACTGATATCAGGTTGGTTGTTTAACCACTTTTCAATACCCTCATCACCCAGCATTTTACGTTGTTCATTTTCAAGTTCGACAATACCATCGCTATAAGCCACCAGCCTGTCACCAAATTGCATTGTATAACGCTCGACATCTGATACAAACTCATGCTTTTCCAATATCCCCAGAGACATATGTCGTGAAGCAAAACACTTGACTATTTTTCCATTACGATCTTGTAATAATAAGCTAGGCATCCCACCATTCCAAATATCTAATTGCTTTCCGGTGTTGTTGATCTCAACAATTGCCGAAGCAAAAAACATATCGTCAGGAAGCAACATCAGCAAAGTTTGGTTAATGGTTTCAGCCATTTCCATTAAAGAAAGTCCTTTATTGGAAATCGTATGGAAGGCTTGTGATACTGGTAGCGCACCAATAGCCGAAGCTGACAATGGCCCGTAAAATCACCGATTAAAAAGTACATTCCGCCGGTGGGACTTTCACTGGCTAAAAGTAAGTCACCATTAAAATCACTAGCGGGGTTCAAGCTGTAATCGAGGTATGGAGTGAATGATTTCTTAACGGAAAGCGCATTGGCAAAAATATGATCAACAATTTTATTCTCGCGCTCCATAGAGTTTCGATAAAAAGAAAGTTGTTTATTTTGCTCATAAGCTTTCTTATTTAATAACCGAGTACGAGCATGAGCTCGGATTTTTGCAGCCAAGATAACTTTATCGAAAGGTTTAGTAGCAAAATCATCTCCACCTACCTCTAAGCATCTAGCGAGTGACTTATCATCTTCAAGAGCGGTAATAAAAATAATAGGTAAGTAAATATCACCAGCTAACTTTTTTAGTCTTGTGGCGACCTTGTAACCGCCCATACATGGCATTACAACATCAAGCAATACAAGCTCAGGATTGATACGTTTAGCCAATTCAATCGCCACCGCCCCATCCTCGGCTTCAAAAGTATCCATATACCCCTGTTGCTCGAGCATATGTACTAGCAAAAAACGATTAAGCGTGTCGTCATCAACAACTAGAATACGCACATATAAGTTACGATTGACTATTTAATATCGAATTTTTTGCCAAAACGGGCAATCTGCAGTATTTTTAAAACCTGCGGGCGGCAATATGTAATTTTAAATGAATTCACAGAATCTTGTAAATTTTTTTGCATGTTCAACAACATACCTAAAGCAGAACTATCCATGTATTCAGTTTTTTGTAAATTAATAATAATGCTATTTACTGCAGCGGTACCTTCTGAATAAGCTAAGCGAAAGTCTTGAACTTTGCCGAAGTCGAATTTTTCTTCTAAATAAATAGTTAATTCTTTACCATCTTCAGAAAACTCTCTATCTAAATTCATGTATTTCCCCAACAAGAAAAAAAATGTATTAGAGCATCTCATTCTAAGATGATGTTATTAAATAATAGTTTTGCATCTTTGCCTACAAAAAATCACTTTTTTTTATTAGAATAAGCGTCTTAATTGCTCGGCATCAATATGGTACAGCTTAAAATGAGTGAAAATAGATTAGTGTACAGTACACAAACTGGCCGAATTCAAAATAAAGAACAACGTAAACCCTCAATAGTAACAGATGGTGTAGTGCGTATCCGCCGCGAAACTAAAGGCCGTAAAGGCAAAGGTATGACAACAGTAACGGGGTTGGACTTACCTGAGAAAGAGTTAAAAGACTTATGCAGCCAATTAAAAAAATTGTGCGGAACAGGTGGAGCATTAAAAAGTGGGATAATTGAAATTCAAGGTGACAACCGCGATAAAATCAAAGCAACACTCGAGCAACTAGGCCATAATGTAAAATTAGCAGGTGGTTAATAGCAATAGAAATGAGGAGTAACAATGCACCGTCTCGCTTTGTCAGAAGTTAGTATCATATTAGTTGAACCCTCTGATACACAACGTAAAATTATCATTAAGCAATTAGCCGCAGCTGATATTCATCACGTAGAAGCTGTAGGTAGCGTTGCGCAAGCCATTGATGCGATTACTAAACACGGTGCAGACTTGGTTGTCAGTGCGATGTACTTCGAAGACGGTACCGGACTAGACATCATTAAACAAATTAAAAATGATGAGTCACTTGCCTCAACCGCATTTATGCTGGTTTCCAGCGAAAATCGGGTCGAGAAACTTGAAGAGTTTAAACAATCTGGTGTGGCAGCTATTTTACCCAAACCTTTTTCTCCTGAAAATTTATCAACAGCATTGAAAGCGTCGCTTGACTTGATCAACTCAGATGAACTGGATTTAGAGTTATTTGATGTACATGAAGTGAGAGTACTTTTGGTTGACGACAGTAAACTCGCACGCAATCATATTCGAAGGGTCTTAAATGGTTTAGGGCTACAAAAAATTCTTGAAGCCGAAAACGGCGCACAAGCACTCACTGTATTAAAAGAAAATACCTTTGATTTGGTAGTAACTGATTATAATATGCCTGAGATGGATGGCAGAGAACTTTCCGAATTTATTCGCTTTAATCCTGAAACTGCACATATACCTATTATCATGGTTACCAGTGAATCAAGCTCCAGTTTGCATATGGCAAATATTCATCAAACGGGTGTTAATGCTTTATGTGACAAGCCTTTTGAAGTAAATGAAGTACGCAAAATGTTAGCCTCCTTACTAGGAAAATGAACAAAATAATTAGACGTTATTCATTATTTGTAAGAAACAAAAAAATTGTGCTTAAGCAAAACATTGACATATAAGTAGTGGCTTTATAAATTCTTAACTGTAATACAAATATTTAAACCTCCCTATCGAGAGGTTTTTTTTGAAACAACTAAGTGGACATCATGTCATCATCAGAATTAGAAAAACTTAGAGTCAAAATCACCGAACTTGACACGCACCTTTTGACTTTTTTAGCCAAAAGGCAGCAATTTACAAATCAAGTCGCTGAAACAAAGATCAAAAATAATATCCCTGTACGTGATCAAAAACGTGAGGAACAATTGTTGATTAGGTTGATAAAAGAAGGCAAAAAGCACGGACTAGATGCCCATTATGTCACCCAGTTATTTCATGTCATCATTGAAGACTCGGTACTGAACCAACAAGCATTGTTAGCGTCAAGGGCCAACCCTGGTGGCAGCCTTACAGTCAACCGCGTGGCTTTTTTGGGTGACAAAGGTTCCTACAGCTATCTAGCCACACAAAAATATTTTTCTAGGCGTCCAGGTAAACTTATTGAAATAGGCTGCCAAAGCTTTTTAGAAATCATAAAAAAGGTAGAGACTAACGAAGCTGATTATGCAGTATTACCGATTGAAAACACCTCTTCAGGGAGTATCAATGAAGTTTACGATCAACTGCAACACACTCACCTTTCAATCATTGGTGAACTTACTCATCCAATCAAACATGCTTTATTAGTTAATCAAGAAACCGATGTCAGCAAAATAAAAACCTTGTACGCCCATCCACAAGTTTTCGCTCAATGTAGCCATTTCCTTGCCGAACTGGGTAATGTCGAAGTGAAGCCTTGCGATAGTACTTCTGCAGCCATGTTGACAGTGGCCGAACTAAATAGAGATGATAGTGCGGCAATGGGCAGTGAAACGGGTGGTAGTTTGTATGGTTTACATGCCATTAAATCAAACTTAGCCAACCAAAAAGAAAATCACAGTCGCTTTTTTGTCGTTGCTCTTAAGCCTGTCAATGTTCCATTACAGGTACCTGCAAAAACAACATTAGTGATGTCTACGGTACAAAAACCCGGAGCTTTAGTAGAAGCTCTGATGGTACTTCGAGACAACAAAATTAACATGACTAAGCTAGAGTCTAGGCCTATAACTGGTAACCCTTGGGAAGAAATGTTTTATCTTGATGTGGAAGGTAATGTTCAAGACGGGCCTATGCAGCAAGCTTTAGAAGAGTTACAGGCCATGACACGATACTTTAAAGTATTGGGCTGTTATCCAAGTGAAGAGATAAACCCAACAAAGGTCGCGGCAGTGATTGCTTTAGATGGGCTGTAACAAATTTTATGTAACTGCTTATCATAAATTACTTTATTGAGAGATAAGGATAGGCAATACTACAGAAATTTTTACTCTAAAATATGACGGAAGCCTTTTGGGAGGAGGTGTAGAAAATGTCAAGAACAGTAAAACAGCTGAAGAGGACGGCACTGGTGAATTTTCCCATGATATTATTGGGTCAAATTATGTTTCCAAGCCTGATCCCGCCTTTAATCCAGAATATGCAACTGTGTTAATCTGTTCTTCGCGTCAAAAAATGAAATGAAATTGTCGATGAAATTCTATGACACTGGCGAATTTAAACAGAACGAGCTCACTTTTAAGTATAAGGTTTATGGCGACAAAATCACGTCAAATACAGATAATAGTATAATGCTAGAATTAACAATTCGAAAAGATGGTAGTTTAATAGATGGTGAGGATATCGATTTTTTTAAGCGAAATTAATAGAACACTGATTGAGTGTTTTATTGAGTTTAATTGCGGGTTTCGTAAAGAGTTATTACCCTTCTTATTCACTATGGCGTGAATACTTATGAATATACACTCAAAAAAAAATTATTATTGGCCACATTTTTTTCTGGTAGGTTATTGATGATCAAGATATTAACTAGTTATGCAATAATTATATTTGGCTTAATCTCATGCGGTAAAGTGACGTTTGAAGGTACTTATATGGCCGCTGGCGGCATGTAAGAGTTTCATTTTAAAGCTAGTGGTTATGTTGCCCAATCACTAGCAGATAATAAATTGTCGAATACAAATTTGAAAAAAACGATGATGAAATAAAAATTTAAATGAGTGAAAACACAGCACAAATATTTTCTTTATAAGAAAACTGTGCACTTATTGGCCCTGGGGGCATAACATTAAAGCAAAAGACTAAGCTAATACCAATTTGATTAATTAAGCGTTATACATTTCATGTCTGACAATTAGCAAGACCCTCATGCCAGTTATTGCCGAATCCACCCAGAACGCCTAATCAGCAAAGCAGATGCTCTTGACCTACCCTGAACTAAGGCGCGCCAGTTATATTGTGAACTGAGTCTGTTGGTGCGGCTTCCGCTTGCCGGGACCAAGTGCAAACGACCTGTTTAACTTACAAAATAATCGGATGAAGAGCATTGCCCTCGAGCGGCTTTTCTCTAGTTACTCTTTTTTAGCTGTAGCAAAAATATAACTGGGTCAAAGGGATTCGAGTCAAAAACCGCAAGGAAGCGGTTAAACGCAATGCATTCATTTATTCAAACGCTTATAAAAAATCAACTAGAATAGCCGCTGATTAATACCTAATTCACAGAATGTGAAACTTTCTCACAGGCATAAAAAAAGACGCTTCCGCGTCTTTTTTTCAAAGCATATGTCGATTAACGACGTAGGCCTAAACTTTTAATAAGAGATTGATAACGTTCAAGGTTTTTACTTTTAAGATAGTCAAGTAACTTACGACGAGTACTAACCATGCGAAGAAGACCACGACGAGAGTGGTGATCTTTCTTATGATCTTTAAAGTGACCTTGCAACTTGTTGATGTTGTGAGTTAATAAAGCAACTTGAACTTCAGGAGAACCTGTATCGCCTTCTTTAACTGCATACTCAGCAAGGATTGTTGCCGTTTCTTGTGTACTTAGTGACATAATTTTCTCCAATAAATAAGAGTTTAAAGATACAACCCGCCAATCACTAATTCAGCGAGTCAAAAAAGAGCGCATATTATAGCGATGCCTATCTTAAAAACAAGTCTTATATTGACAGAAGTTTATAACTGCCACATACACAAGTTCTAATATGTTTAGCTATAAACAACCGAGCGTTTTGGTGCAACTTTGCCGTCAGAGTCAATAAACCCCACGCCTAAAAACAATCCACTATCCTTGCTATACACTCGGATTAATGTGTCTTGGGGATATTCTGTGGAGCCAGTAAAGTTAACAGGATTACCATTTCTGAAAAAACCTTCAGCAATTTGTTCTACTTTAGCTGAATCAAGGGTTTTAACTGCAGAGTCCATAGGCATCAATAATTGATCCAAGGCAGTAAAAGTTTGGTCATCCAATAAATCTGCTGATTCGTTATCTATTTGGTCCCTGAGTGCTTGTAATGACTCCATTGTCATCATTTTATCCGCTGGATAATCAGTCACTTGGGTACGGTGTAACTTACTCACATAAGCACCACAGCCTAAAAGCTGACCAATATCATCCACTAAGGAACGAATATAAGTACCTTTACTGCTATGTACAGTCATATCAACTTCATCCGTTTCAAATCTATCAATGGATAGACTAAATATAGTGATGTCACGAGCTTCTCTGGGAATATCAATGCCTTGGCGAGCATAGAAATATAAAGGTTTGCCTTGATGTTTTAATGCTGAAAACATAGAGGGTACTTGTTTAATGGGCCCTTTAAACTGCTCACAGGCAGCAATCAATTGTGCTTCAGTTACATTGACAGGATGAGTTTCTACTACCTCTCCATCTGCATCTGAAGTCGTAGTGCGCACTCCAAGCTTAGCTGTTACTTTATAAGTTTTATCTGTGTCCAATAAAAACTGAGAAAACTTAGTCGCTTCACCTAAACAAATTGGAAGCATGCCTGTTGCCAGTGGATCTAAAGCACCGGTATGCCCTGCTTTCGCGGCATTAAACATGCGTTTAACTTGTTGCAGTGCATGATTAGACGACAGGCCTAGGCCTTTATTCAATAATATGATGCCGTTAACGGCACGACCTTTTCTTGTTCTTGCCATAAATACTACTTTTGCTCGTCTTCTTTAGACTCTTGCTCATCCAAAGAACGCCCGGCCAATTTAGCTCGTTCTTCATCTTTGTTTAAGGTGTCACTCACTAAATTGGCAATACGTATACCTTCAGCTAAAGAACCATCGCGGACAAATTTTACTGCTGGCACAGCACGCATACGCATCCGATTAGCCAATAACGTTCGGATAAAACCTTTATTGTCTTCAAGAATAGTTAAATAATTTTTGACTTGTTCTTCATCATTTTCGAAAAACGTCACATAAATTTTAGCGTGAGCTAAATCCCGCGATACTTCAACACCAGACACAGTTACCATGCCAAGGCGAGGATCACGATTCTTAAATTCATTCTGTAAAATACTGGCGATTTCTTTGTGAATTTGTTGACCGACTCTGTCAGTACGTGAAAATTCTCTGGCCATATTAACTTCTCCTGGTACCTAAGATACCTTTTCAGAAACAAAACGGAGGCCGTAGCCTCCGTTTATTCTTGTTAGCTAAAAGCTTATTGAACTTAATGCAAACTTACAGTTCGCGCTTAATCTCAACGGTTTCAAATACTTCGATTTGATCACCCACTCTCACATCATTATAGTTCTTCACTCCGATACCACATTCCACCCCATTTCGGACTTCTTGTGCATCATCTTTGAAGCGTCGCAATGACTCAAGTTCACCTTCATAAATAACTATATTGTCACGTAGAACACGGATAGGACTGCTACGTTTAACAATACCCTCTGTGACCATACAGCCGGCAATTGCACCAATCTTAGGTGATTTAAATACGTCACGTACTTGAGCTAAACCGATTATCTCTTGTCTGAATTCAGGTGCTAACATACCACTCATGGCCTGTTTCACTTCATCAATCAATTGATAAATAATACTGTAATAACGTAAGTCAATCTCTTCAGTATCGATGACTTTACGAGCTGATGCATCAGCTCGAACGTTAAAGCCAACCACAATTGCGCCTGAAGCTGCAGCTAAACTTGCATCAGTTTCGGTAATACCACCTACACCACTACCAACAATGTTCACTTTTACTTCATCAGTAGACAACTTAGTCAAAGATTCAGATATAGCTTGAACAGAACCTTGAACATCAGCCTTAAGTACAACATTTAACTCGCTAACATCGCCAGCTTCCATATTGGCAAACATATTTTCCAATTTGGCTTTTTGCTGTTTAGCTAATTTGAGCTCGCGTTGTTTAGTATGACGTTTAGTGGCAACTTCACGGGCTTTACGTTCATCTTGCACCACAATCGCATTTTCACCCGCAATAGGTACCCCTGATAAACCAAGGATTTCTACTGGTGTTGATGGACCGGCAACTTTTACGTCTTTACCATTTTCATCACGCATGGCTCGAATACGTCCGTATTCTTCACCACATAACATGATGTCACCAGCACGAAGCTCACCTTCTTGGATAAGCACAGATGCAACAGGACCACGGCCTTTATCTAGGCGTGACTCAATAACGATACCTTTTGCAGGACCAGTTGGCACTGCTTGTAAGTCAAGTAACTCGGCTTGTAGGCTGATGGCTTCCAATAGCTCATCTACTCCTTGACCCGTTTTAGCTGAGACATAAACAAATTGGTGCTCACCGCCCCACTCTTCTGAAATCACTTCAATCTGTGACAATTCAGTTTTGACTCTATCTAGGTCAGCCGATTCTTTATCAACTTTGTTAACCGCAACAATTAACGGTACACCAGCAGCTTTTGCATGTTGTACTGCTTCTTTAGTTTGCGGCATAACACCATCATCTGCAGCAACAACCAAGATAACGATATCAGTTGCAACAGCACCACGAGCTCGCATAGCAGTAAACGCAGCGTGACCAGGAGTATCTAAAAAGGCGATACGTCCGCTGGCTGTTTCAACACTGTAAGCACCTATGTGCTGGGTAATACCACCGGCTTCACCATCTGCCACTTTCGCACGTCGAATATAATCAAGTAGCGATGTTTTTCCATGGTCAACATGACCCATTATAGTCACAACAGGTGCACGACTAGATTTTTCACCGCCAGAAGCTTCAGCAATTAGCTCATCTTCAAGTGCGTTATCATTAACCAGCTCATATTTATGACCCATTTCTTCAACCACTAACACAGCAGTTTCTTGGTCAAGTACGTGGTTGATAGTAACCATCTCACCCATTTTCATTAGGGCTTTAATCACTTCAGTAGCTTTAATAGCAAGTTTGCTACCTAGTTCACTTACTGTAATAGTTTCGCCTATACGAACAACACGCTCGACAGGTTGTGCAGGTTTATTAAAAGCGTGTTTTAAATCTGAACCGGCATTTTTCTTAGACTTTTTGCGTCTACGGCCGCCAAGTTCAGTTTTAATATCATCGGCATCTTCAGCTTCTTGCGCGTAGCGGTTTGAATGCACATGCACTTCTTCTTTTTCTTGCTTTTTACGACGTTCTTCTTCTTCCTTCCAGCGACGTGAGTTCTCTTCAGCAAGCTTTTTAGCTTCTTCAGCAGCGTTTTTAGCATCTAATTCAAGTTTGCGTTGAATCTCTTCATCTTGAGCCTTACGAAGTTTTTCAGCCTCAGAACGATTACGCTCCTGCTCTGCTTTCTCTTCTGGACTCAAAGCTGACTCTTCAGCAGCACGCACTTCTTTAGCTTTTTCAGCACGTGCAGTACGTTCTGCATCTGCCTTAGCTTTTGCTTCAGTTGCTTTTTGTGCTTTTTCTAGAGCAGCATTTTTG
Coding sequences:
- the truB gene encoding tRNA pseudouridine(55) synthase TruB — protein: MARTRKGRAVNGIILLNKGLGLSSNHALQQVKRMFNAAKAGHTGALDPLATGMLPICLGEATKFSQFLLDTDKTYKVTAKLGVRTTTSDADGEVVETHPVNVTEAQLIAACEQFKGPIKQVPSMFSALKHQGKPLYFYARQGIDIPREARDITIFSLSIDRFETDEVDMTVHSSKGTYIRSLVDDIGQLLGCGAYVSKLHRTQVTDYPADKMMTMESLQALRDQIDNESADLLDDQTFTALDQLLMPMDSAVKTLDSAKVEQIAEGFFRNGNPVNFTGSTEYPQDTLIRVYSKDSGLFLGVGFIDSDGKVAPKRSVVYS
- a CDS encoding response regulator, coding for MHRLALSEVSIILVEPSDTQRKIIIKQLAAADIHHVEAVGSVAQAIDAITKHGADLVVSAMYFEDGTGLDIIKQIKNDESLASTAFMLVSSENRVEKLEEFKQSGVAAILPKPFSPENLSTALKASLDLINSDELDLELFDVHEVRVLLVDDSKLARNHIRRVLNGLGLQKILEAENGAQALTVLKENTFDLVVTDYNMPEMDGRELSEFIRFNPETAHIPIIMVTSESSSSLHMANIHQTGVNALCDKPFEVNEVRKMLASLLGK
- the rpsO gene encoding 30S ribosomal protein S15 encodes the protein MSLSTQETATILAEYAVKEGDTGSPEVQVALLTHNINKLQGHFKDHKKDHHSRRGLLRMVSTRRKLLDYLKSKNLERYQSLIKSLGLRR
- the pheA gene encoding prephenate dehydratase gives rise to the protein MSSSELEKLRVKITELDTHLLTFLAKRQQFTNQVAETKIKNNIPVRDQKREEQLLIRLIKEGKKHGLDAHYVTQLFHVIIEDSVLNQQALLASRANPGGSLTVNRVAFLGDKGSYSYLATQKYFSRRPGKLIEIGCQSFLEIIKKVETNEADYAVLPIENTSSGSINEVYDQLQHTHLSIIGELTHPIKHALLVNQETDVSKIKTLYAHPQVFAQCSHFLAELGNVEVKPCDSTSAAMLTVAELNRDDSAAMGSETGGSLYGLHAIKSNLANQKENHSRFFVVALKPVNVPLQVPAKTTLVMSTVQKPGALVEALMVLRDNKINMTKLESRPITGNPWEEMFYLDVEGNVQDGPMQQALEELQAMTRYFKVLGCYPSEEINPTKVAAVIALDGL
- a CDS encoding STAS domain-containing protein; translated protein: MNLDREFSEDGKELTIYLEEKFDFGKVQDFRLAYSEGTAAVNSIIINLQKTEYMDSSALGMLLNMQKNLQDSVNSFKITYCRPQVLKILQIARFGKKFDIK
- the infB gene encoding translation initiation factor IF-2, which produces MAEVSIEKLATDIGTSVDRLVQQFKSAGIDKAAGGEVTEDEKRILLDFLSKQHGGAGSEGPKRMTLQRKTTSTLSAGKSKAVTVEVRKKRTYVKRSDVEEAKMAEDEVKRLADEQQARLEAEQQAIENAKNAALEKAQKATEAKAKADAERTARAEKAKEVRAAEESALSPEEKAEQERNRSEAEKLRKAQDEEIQRKLELDAKNAAEEAKKLAEENSRRWKEEEERRKKQEKEEVHVHSNRYAQEAEDADDIKTELGGRRRKKSKKNAGSDLKHAFNKPAQPVERVVRIGETITVSELGSKLAIKATEVIKALMKMGEMVTINHVLDQETAVLVVEEMGHKYELVNDNALEDELIAEASGGEKSSRAPVVTIMGHVDHGKTSLLDYIRRAKVADGEAGGITQHIGAYSVETASGRIAFLDTPGHAAFTAMRARGAVATDIVILVVAADDGVMPQTKEAVQHAKAAGVPLIVAVNKVDKESADLDRVKTELSQIEVISEEWGGEHQFVYVSAKTGQGVDELLEAISLQAELLDLQAVPTGPAKGIVIESRLDKGRGPVASVLIQEGELRAGDIMLCGEEYGRIRAMRDENGKDVKVAGPSTPVEILGLSGVPIAGENAIVVQDERKAREVATKRHTKQRELKLAKQQKAKLENMFANMEAGDVSELNVVLKADVQGSVQAISESLTKLSTDEVKVNIVGSGVGGITETDASLAAASGAIVVGFNVRADASARKVIDTEEIDLRYYSIIYQLIDEVKQAMSGMLAPEFRQEIIGLAQVRDVFKSPKIGAIAGCMVTEGIVKRSSPIRVLRDNIVIYEGELESLRRFKDDAQEVRNGVECGIGVKNYNDVRVGDQIEVFETVEIKREL
- a CDS encoding response regulator; the protein is MRILVVDDDTLNRFLLVHMLEQQGYMDTFEAEDGAVAIELAKRINPELVLLDVVMPCMGGYKVATRLKKLAGDIYLPIIFITALEDDKSLARCLEVGGDDFATKPFDKVILAAKIRAHARTRLLNKKAYEQNKQLSFYRNSMERENKIVDHIFANALSVKKSFTPYLDYSLNPASDFNGDLLLASESPTGGMYFLIGDFTGHCQLRLLVRYQYHKPSIRFPIKDFL
- the rbfA gene encoding 30S ribosome-binding factor RbfA, yielding MAREFSRTDRVGQQIHKEIASILQNEFKNRDPRLGMVTVSGVEVSRDLAHAKIYVTFFENDEEQVKNYLTILEDNKGFIRTLLANRMRMRAVPAVKFVRDGSLAEGIRIANLVSDTLNKDEERAKLAGRSLDEQESKEDEQK
- a CDS encoding SUI1 family translation initiation factor (involved in start site selection during the initiation of translation), which produces MSENRLVYSTQTGRIQNKEQRKPSIVTDGVVRIRRETKGRKGKGMTTVTGLDLPEKELKDLCSQLKKLCGTGGALKSGIIEIQGDNRDKIKATLEQLGHNVKLAGG